One Xiphophorus maculatus strain JP 163 A chromosome 10, X_maculatus-5.0-male, whole genome shotgun sequence genomic region harbors:
- the c10h17orf62 gene encoding uncharacterized protein C17orf62 homolog isoform X2 has translation MGYMTVETNSPTLLHLKRSPGIRSWSLLVGIASAGLAAAYYSSDSVPWKLFYVAGCLFVALQNMEDWEEAVFDKTRKLVELKTVSLYALVLTMWRRGQERIVLDLTQLCDICVEEERVRYLGKGYHVMLRLAAGISYPLTQSATVGGRSDVEVVASLLKRFLRLDQTQRKQQDYEDYGEDDSTDSDNEAD, from the exons ATGGGCTACATGACAGTAGAGACAAACAGTCCCACTCTGCTCCACCTCAAGAGATCTCCTGGTATCCGCTCATGGTCTCTTCTCGTCG GTATAGCCTCTGCAGGGCTGGCGGCTGCGTACTACAGCTCGG ACAGCGTCCCGTGGAAGCTCTTCTACGTTGCAGGCTGCCTGTTTGTGGCCCTTCAGAACATGGAGGACTGGGAGGAGGCCGTGTTCGACAAGACCAGGAAACTGGTAGAGCTCAAGACCGTCAGCCTGTATGCTCTGGTGCTGACAATGTGGAGGAGAGGACAGGAGAGAA tcGTCCTGGACCTGACGCAGCTCTGTGACATTTGTGTCGAGGAGGAGAGGGTCCGATACTTGGGGAAGGGTTATCATGTGATGCTGAGGTTGGCAGCTGGCATCTCCTACCCCCTCACCCAGAGTGCCACCGTGGGAGGACGTAG TGACGTCGAGGTGGTGGCCTCACTGTTGAAGCGCTTCCTGAGACTGGATCAGACGCAGCGGAAGCAGCAGGATTACGAAGACTACGGAGAGGACGACAGCACGGACTCGGATAATGAGGCAGACTGA
- the hexdc gene encoding hexosaminidase D: MNPPWPKGKKLVHLDLKGAPPRVEYLHRLIELFSRLGVDGLLVEYEDMFPYEGELQLLQATAQPAYSREQVLSIQESAKARGMEVIPLVQTFGHMEFVLKHRPLWPLREVPHCVGTLNPHKEEGVKLVMEMLRQVVELHPHLRTVHIGADEVYTLGEGEDSKLWLASTSHSVEHLFLRHVTKIAKAIKEAWPDMNIIMWDDMMRDMSHDTLKASGLVGLVQPMLWDYTPNLDVDKTVSLLEKYHGAGMSDLWAASSFKGSTSVHTCVTCTQRHVDNHLQWLKVAASLSAAINMRGIAITGWQRYDHLSVLCELLPVALPSLASCLQTLNHGEFSTEAHRNVTEMLGVSSVEMEAMERTSTGESLFPGRRLAELIVEINSLLNAEDLRFFESNMFVRGWFSPYHRQRKMVNPLNSMHIHNQASLYLDTLQKMVEAVRKEMVHFYPDSTADEWIEEHASPVAAPLQRIIDAIPACVKEMVP, from the exons ATGAATCCACCGTGGCCCAAAGGAAAGAAACTGGTCCACTTGGATTTGAAAGGCGCCCCGCCACGGGTTGAATACCTTCACAGG CTGATCGAGCTCTTCTCTCGGCTGGGAGTGGACGGCCTGCTGGTGGAGTATGAGGACATGTTCCCCTACGAGGgagagctgcagctcctgcaaGCCACAGCGCAGCCCGCTTACAG CCGAGAGCAGGTGCTGTCCATTCAGGAATCTGCCAAAGCAAGAGGCATGGAGGTGATCCCACTAGTGCAGACTTTTGGACATATGGAG TTTGTGCTGAAGCACAGGCCCCTGTGGCCCCTTAGAGAGGTCCCTCACTGCGTTGGCACCCTTAATCCCCACAAAGAGGAAGGAGTCAAGCTGGTGATGGAGATGCTGAGGCAGGTGGTTGAGCTGCATCCACATCTAAGAACAGTCCACATAGGGGCAGATGAG GTTTACACTCTTGGAGAAGGGGAGGACTCCAAGCTTTGGCTGGCTTCAACCAGTCACTCAGTGGAACATCTTTTCCTCCGTCATGTGACCAAAATTGCCAAGGCTATTAAAGAGGCGTGGCCTGACATGAATATCATAATGTGGGATGACATGATGAGAGACATGAGCCACGACACGTTGAAAG CAAGTGGATTAGTAGGTCTAGTTCAGCCTATGTTATGGGACTACACCCCAAACCTGGACGTGGATAAAACTG TGTCTTTGCTGGAGAAGTACCATGGCGCTGGTATGTCCGATCTGTGGGCAGCCAGCTCCTTCAAAGGCTCCACTTCGGTTCACACCTGTGTGACCTGCACCCAAAGACACGTGGATAATCACCTGCAGTGGCTGAAGGTGGCTGCTTCTCTGTCTGCTGCCATTAACATGAGGGGCATCGCCATCACAGGCTGGCAGCG GTATGACCACCTGTCTGTACTGTGTGAGCTGCTTCCCGTGGCTCTCCCCTCCCTAGCATCCTGTCTACAGACACTTAACCATGGAGAATTCAGCACTGAGGCTCACAGAAACGTAACAGAGATGCTGGGAGTGTCTTCAGTGGAGATGGAAGCCATGGAGAG GACTTCCACTGGCGAGTCACTGTTCCCAGGCAGGAGGCTGGCAGAATTAATCGTTGAGATAAATTCGCTGCTCAACGCAGaagatttaagattttttgAAAGCAATAT GTTTGTAAGGGGTTGGTTCAGTCCGTACCACAGACAGAGGAAGATGGTGAACCCGTTAAACTCCATGCACATTCACAACCAAGCCTCACT GTACTTGGACACATTACAGAAGATGGTGGAAGCCGTGAGAAAAGAGATGGTACATTTTTATCCAGACTCTACGGCCGATGAGTGGATCGAAGAACACGCCAGCCCTGTAGCGGCTCCACTACAGCGGATTATTGATGCCATCCCGGCCTGTGTAAAGGAAATGGTGCCATGA
- the ogfod3 gene encoding 2-oxoglutarate and iron-dependent oxygenase domain-containing protein 3, whose translation MALLRLRNTKGPNAAEIERKIKRGNALRQGSSWRGSRGLLALLLVALCASTVAAWLYLASLDGDITETLASRREMILPQPRVYSVQCSEDYENYKRYPGCTPQKCGRAVADGVVTSEEAQALRRLAERGLALAGSEGGASILDLHSGALSMGKQFVNIYRYFGEQVADVFTEEDFKLYRDVRGRIQAVIAETFGLDRTLMYLTKPTFFSRINSTAAKTQHDEYWHPHIDKETYGSFDYTSLLYLSDYGSDFTGGRFVFMDQNGNRTVEPRAGRVSFFSSGSENLHRVEKVTWGTRYAITVSFTCNPSHAISDPSLP comes from the exons ATGGCTCTGCTACGACTGAGGAACACAAAGGGCCCGAATGCAGCagagatagaaagaaaaattaaaag GGGAAATGCCCTGAGGCAGGGGTCTTCGTGGCGGGGCTCCCGGGGGCTCCTGGCCTTGCTGCTGGTTGCTCTGTGTGCTAGTACAGTTGCCGCCTGGCTCTACCTGGCTTCCTTGGACGGTGACATCACAGAAACTCTGGCCAGTCGGAGGGAAATGATCTTGCCTCAGCCCAGGGTCTACAGCGTCCAATGCTCAGAGGACTACGAGAACTACAAGCGCTACCCAG GTTGCACCCCTCAGAAGTGTGGCCGAGCCGTCGCGGACGGCGTGGTGACGAGCGAAGAGGCTCAGGCCCTGCGGAG GCTGGCTGAGAGGGGGCTGGCGCTGGCCGGGTCCGAGGGAGGG GCCTCCATACTGGACCTTCACTCTGGAGCGCTGTCCATGGGGAAACAGTTTGTCAATATATACAG gtaTTTTGGGGAACAGGTAGCAGATGTCTTCACAGAAGAGGATTTCAAGCTTTACAG AGATGTGCGGGGCCGGATCCAGGCCGTCATTGCCGAGACGTTTGGCTTGGACCGAACCCTGATGTACCTCACCAAGCCCACCTTCTTCTCCAGAATCAACAGCACCGCAGCCAAGACGCAGCATGACGAGTACTGGCACCCGCACATCGATAAG GAGACGTATGGCTCTTTTGACTACACATCTCTCCTGTACCTGTCTGACTACGGCTCAGACTTCACCGGCGGACGATTTGTCTTCATGGACCAAAATGGCAATCGGACTGTGGAACCCCGGGCAG GACGAGTGTCTTTCTTCTCCTCCGGATCGGAGAACCTCCACCGCGTGGAGAAGGTAACATGGGGGACACGCTACGCCATCACCGTCTCCTTCACTTGTAACCCCAGTCACGCCATCTCCGACCCCTCCCTGCCCTGA
- the LOC102230841 gene encoding urotensin-2 receptor-like gives MMNNRSLTPRLAGAVDHELVITSTFGTLLSVVYIIGVSGNVYTLVVMCHSIRFATSMYISIINLALADLLYLSTIPFVVSTYFLKDWYFGDVGCRILLSLDLLTMHASIFTLTVMCTERYLAVTQPLDTVRRSKSYRKALAWGVWLLSLVLTVPMMVMVAQTTKKASDGGVKRMCAPTWAPLAYKVYVTVLFGTSIMAPGLVIGYLYVRLARTYLESQRNAAISSGGGGRRSPKQKVLIMIFTIVLVFWACFLPFWIWQLLPLYHAEPLSLASQTHTCINYLVASLTYSNSCINPFLYTLLTKNYREYLKNRHRSFYKYTSSFKQRPPSLHSWGKSASSSNQYEFNSETLVMGTLR, from the coding sequence ATGATGAACAACAGGTCTCTGACTCCGCGGCTCGCCGGAGCCGTGGACCACGAGCTCGTCATCACCTCCACCTTCGGAACCCTGCTGTCCGTGGTCTACATCATCGGCGTGTCCGGGAACGTGTACACGCTCGTGGTGATGTGCCACTCCATCCGCTTCGCCACCTCCATGTACATCTCCATCATCAACCTGGCGCTCGCGGACCTGCTGTACCTGTCCACCATCCCCTTCGTGGTGTCCACCTACTTCCTGAAGGACTGGTACTTCGGCGACGTGGGCTGCCGCATCCTCCTCAGCCTGGACCTCCTCACTATGCACGCGAGCATCTTCACGCTCACCGTCATGTGCACGGAGCGCTACCTGGCCGTCACGCAGCCGCTGGACACGGTGCGGCGCTCCAAGAGCTACCGCAAGGCTCTCGCGTGGGGCGTGTGGCTGCTGTCGCTCGTGCTCACCGTGCCCATGATGGTCATGGTGGCGCAGACGACCAAGAAGGCGTCGGACGGCGGCGTGAAGAGGATGTGCGCGCCCACGTGGGCTCCCCTGGCGTACAAGGTGTACGTGACGGTGCTGTTCGGCACCAGCATCATGGCGCCGGGCCTCGTCATCGGCTACCTGTACGTGCGCCTGGCGCGCACCTACCTGGAGTCGCAGCGCAACGCGGCCatcagcagcggcggcggcggcaggcGCTCCCCGAAGCAGAAGGTGCTCATCATGATCTTCACCATCGTGCTGGTGTTCTGGGCGTGCTTCCTGCCCTTCTGGATCTGGCAGCTGCTGCCGCTGTACCACGCCGAGCCGCTGAGCCTGGCCTCGCAGACGCACACGTGCATCAACTACCTGGTGGCGAGCCTCACGTACTCCAACAGCTGCATCAACCCGTTCCTCTACACGCTGCTCACCAAGAACTACCGGGAGTACCTGAAGAACAGGCACAGGAGCTTCTACAAGTACACGTCGTCGTTCAAGCAGCGGCCGCCCAGCCTGCACTCCTGGGGCAAGTCGGCGTCCTCCAGCAACCAGTACGAGTTCAACTCCGAGACGCTGGTGATGGGGACGCTCAGGTGA